A DNA window from Hordeum vulgare subsp. vulgare chromosome 1H, MorexV3_pseudomolecules_assembly, whole genome shotgun sequence contains the following coding sequences:
- the LOC123398183 gene encoding uncharacterized protein LOC123398183, translated as MGGNRKSNASTAEAVLLKALGFDSDDVVVSEDALGQLQGIHGGKCAVSWDHVCRPKRQGGLGVVDLYRRGIALRLRWEWLRHTDGSRPWQGLNLFPDKQVAQAFGSMVKWSLGSGSQILFWKDGWINGATIKEIAPLVLARVRTQVANRRFARDALQMHACTNDIVGDMCIESLSQFIALWEILIEVETDPGSEDRPIWVWNVDGTYTASSAYRMLCEGRSCPQVAICASQPLDTSPGACRPTRTRTWPSRDHASRASSSCFSQDTSCTSARTPETTPLAVAPPPTYTAPSRRSLVALVRRRRSSLPHRAPDKPRRHIQASPAGALPYDHGAEHPLPRLLLRPVLAGACPSRWPPPIVPGRVVARWLPQRPLLQLPTRSRPDRGAQRGALAVPVARVGQDSQPTSSTARPSLQPACDSNTRPGSKANSTPRVEHHDQRLGTPARLLASPRPRRPNSEPLQLARGSERGRWLVEENSWLC; from the exons ATGGGGGGCAATCGGAAATCGAATGCTTCGACGGCGGAGGCAGTGCTGCTGAAAGCGCTGGGCTTCGACAGTGACGATGTGGTTGTTTCTGAAGACGCGCTTGGACAACTAC AGGGCATCCATGGCGGCAAATGTGCTGTGTCTTGGGATCATGTGTGTCGGCCAAAGAGGCAAGGAGGACTCGGCGTGGTCGACCTGTACAGGCGCGGGATTGCCCTCAGATTGCGCTGGGAGTGGTTGCGGCATACGGATGGCTCTAGGCCTTGGCAAGGTCTTAATCTGTTTCCTGATAAGCAAGTGGCCCAGGCCTTTGGCAGCATGGTTAAGTGGAGCTTAGGATCAGGATCACAGATTCTGTTCTGGAAAGATGGATGGATAAACGGGGCCACGATCAAGGAAATTGCACCATTAGTGCTGGCTAGAGTCAGAACCCAAGTGGCCAACAGGAGATTTGCAAGAGATGCGCTTCAAATGCATGCTTGTACAAATGATATTGTTGGAGATATGTGCATTGAAAGCTTGTCTCAGTTCATCGCGCTCTGGGAGATTCTTATCGAAGTGGAGACCGACCCGGGCAGCGAGGATAGACCGATCTGGGTCTGGAATGTGGATGGAACTTACACGGCATCATCGGCTTATAGGATGCTTTGTGAGGGG CGCTCGTGCCCTCAAGTCGCCATTTGTGCCTCCCAGCCGCTAGACACCTCTCCCGGCGCTTGTAGGCCTACTCGAACCCGGACCTGGCCCTCCCGGGACCACGCAAGCCGTGCCTCAAGCAGCTGCTTCTCCCAAGATACCTCATGCACAAGCGCCCGCACGCCCGAGACCACGCCGCTAGCCGTCGCTCCTCCCCCGACCTACACTGCGCCCTCGCGCCGGAGTCTCGTCGCCCTAGTCCGACGCCGCCGCAGCTCCTTGCCGCATCGTGCCCCGGACAAACCTCGCCGCCACATCCAAGCCTCCCCGGCCGGAGCTTTGCCCTATGACCATGGCGCCGAGCACCCTTTGCCCCGCCTCCTCCTGCGGCCGGTCCTCGCCGGAGCCTGTCCGTCTCGCTGGCCGCCGCCCATTGTCCCTGGCCGCGTCGTCGCCCGCTGGCTCCCTCAGCGCCCATTGTTGCAGCTGCCTACCCGATCCAGGCCCGATCGAGGAGCACAACGAGGTGCCCTCGCCGTCCCAGTCGCCCGCGTGGGCCAAGATAGTCAGCCCACCTCCTCCACGGCTCGGCCTAGCCTCCAGCCGGCTTGCGACAGCAACACCAGGCCAGGCTCCAAGGCCAACTCGACCCCGCGCGTGGAGCACCATGACCAGCGCCTAGGCACACCCGCTCGCCTCCTCGCCAGCCCAAGGCCACGCAGGCCCAACTCCGAGCCGCTCCAGTTGGCCCGTG GTTCTGAAAGGGGGAGATGGCTCGTAGAAGAAAATTCTTGGTTGTGTTGA